A region from the Sphingopyxis lindanitolerans genome encodes:
- a CDS encoding carbohydrate porin encodes MLAPAALLALAAVPAAATHPERAGPAPHSHIHAAEEMDEDQGPLLLRLTYTGEVMGNAAGGIRRGARYLDNLDILFEADMERIAGWGGAQIHVYGLYNNGRSISRLAGDTQAVSNIETGVSALRLYEAWIDQKIGQHVSLRVGLYDLNSEFDSIEAADLFVGSAHGMGTDIAQSGRNGPSIFPSTSLAARLHVAPAPGWVLRAALLDGVPGDPDHPRRTAIRLGGGDGALMIGEVQAPLGEGKLWLGHWRYTARFDLGDGGIGNSKGKGNAGSYIRGAFPLAARDDRRLDGFLRLGTASGRFNMFDRFASIGLKFSGWVPGRDKDEFGFALAAAFTADSHRSATGAGPSELAIEASYRARLGDGLWVQPSLHYVRNPSADRAIADALLLGLRFEASHSLFGL; translated from the coding sequence ATGCTCGCCCCGGCCGCGCTCCTCGCGCTTGCCGCCGTGCCGGCGGCGGCCACGCACCCCGAACGGGCCGGTCCCGCGCCGCACAGCCATATCCATGCGGCCGAGGAGATGGACGAGGACCAGGGTCCGCTTCTGCTCCGGCTCACCTACACCGGCGAGGTCATGGGCAATGCGGCGGGCGGCATCCGGCGCGGCGCGCGCTATCTCGACAATCTCGACATATTGTTTGAAGCCGACATGGAGCGTATCGCGGGCTGGGGCGGCGCCCAGATCCATGTCTATGGCCTCTACAACAACGGGCGCTCGATCAGCCGCCTCGCCGGGGACACCCAGGCGGTCAGCAATATCGAGACCGGCGTTTCGGCCTTGCGCCTTTACGAAGCGTGGATCGACCAGAAAATCGGCCAGCATGTCTCGCTGCGCGTCGGCCTCTATGACCTTAATTCGGAGTTCGACTCGATCGAAGCGGCCGACCTGTTCGTCGGCAGCGCGCACGGGATGGGCACCGACATCGCGCAGAGCGGGCGCAATGGCCCCTCGATCTTTCCATCCACCTCGCTCGCCGCGCGCCTGCACGTCGCACCGGCTCCGGGCTGGGTGCTGCGCGCCGCGCTGCTTGACGGCGTTCCCGGCGACCCCGATCATCCCCGCCGCACCGCCATCCGGCTCGGCGGCGGCGATGGCGCGCTGATGATCGGAGAGGTTCAGGCGCCGCTGGGCGAAGGGAAATTATGGCTCGGCCATTGGCGCTACACGGCGCGCTTCGACCTAGGCGACGGCGGCATCGGCAACAGTAAGGGCAAGGGCAATGCCGGTTCCTACATACGCGGTGCCTTTCCGCTTGCCGCGCGCGACGATCGCCGGCTGGATGGCTTTCTGCGGCTCGGCACCGCAAGCGGCCGCTTCAACATGTTCGACCGTTTCGCCAGCATCGGGCTCAAATTCAGCGGCTGGGTTCCCGGCCGCGACAAGGACGAATTCGGCTTTGCCCTGGCCGCAGCCTTCACCGCCGACAGCCATCGCTCCGCAACGGGCGCCGGACCGTCGGAACTGGCGATCGAGGCAAGCTACCGCGCGCGATTGGGCGACGGGCTATGGGTCCAGCCGAGCCTTCACTATGTCCGCAATCCCTCCGCCGATCGCGCCATCGCCGATGCGCTGCTGCTCGGCCTGCGGTTCGAGGCGAGCCACAGCCTGTTCGGCCTTTAG
- a CDS encoding DUF488 domain-containing protein: MTKSLTIAVKRIYDAPEAKDGARFLVDRLWPRGVSKEKAALTAWLKILSPSDAMREEFHHATAQSDAAWAAFRNEYFAALDAGGDAVAAALAELDAAAKTGPVTLLYAAKDEARNNAVALREWLERRPK, translated from the coding sequence ATGACGAAGTCCCTGACAATCGCGGTCAAGCGCATCTATGACGCGCCCGAGGCCAAGGATGGCGCGCGCTTCCTCGTCGATCGGCTGTGGCCGCGCGGCGTGTCGAAGGAGAAGGCGGCGCTGACCGCGTGGCTGAAAATCCTGTCGCCGAGCGATGCGATGCGCGAGGAATTCCACCACGCGACCGCGCAGTCGGACGCGGCTTGGGCGGCCTTTCGCAACGAATATTTCGCCGCGCTCGACGCCGGGGGTGACGCCGTCGCGGCGGCGCTGGCCGAACTCGACGCGGCGGCGAAGACCGGGCCGGTGACCTTGCTCTATGCCGCGAAGGACGAAGCGCGAAACAACGCCGTCGCTTTGCGCGAGTGGCTGGAGCGGCGACCGAAATAG
- a CDS encoding DUF2855 family protein, translating into MTDAWAIDVDRDDIAKAALVAAPAPPLAPGQLRVALDSYAMTANNITYAVFGKPSGLFGADKDGGDQGYWDFFAERGEPGRLPVWGFATVTESAADGIAAGDRFYGYYPMASAAVLTAGKAGPGGFTDATPRRTTLPPIYNHYQRIETLEGYRTADHDYWPVFRPLFLTGWLIADQFEDEGDYGAEQILIASASSKTAIGLGFSLARRQGQRPQTIGLTSQAHVEALAAQAIYDRVIAYDDIATLDAGVRSAFVDMAGNGAVTHAVHSHFKDHLKASIIVGKSHWDADAGAAALPGPERQGFFAPGRSQKRIAGWGGAAFGQKVAEAWLAFMEVAPRLARIDRRRGGDAALGAYRDMLAGRADPKAGIVVEP; encoded by the coding sequence ATGACCGACGCCTGGGCGATCGACGTCGACCGCGACGATATCGCAAAGGCGGCGCTGGTCGCCGCGCCCGCGCCGCCGCTCGCCCCCGGCCAGCTCCGCGTCGCGCTCGACAGCTATGCGATGACCGCGAACAACATCACCTATGCCGTGTTCGGCAAGCCGTCGGGCCTGTTCGGCGCAGATAAGGATGGGGGGGATCAAGGCTATTGGGATTTCTTCGCCGAGCGGGGCGAGCCGGGTCGCCTCCCCGTCTGGGGTTTCGCGACCGTCACCGAAAGCGCCGCCGACGGCATCGCGGCCGGCGACCGCTTCTATGGCTATTATCCGATGGCGAGCGCGGCGGTGCTGACCGCGGGCAAGGCCGGCCCCGGCGGCTTTACCGATGCGACGCCGCGACGCACCACGCTGCCGCCGATCTACAATCACTATCAGCGGATCGAGACGCTGGAGGGCTATCGCACCGCCGACCATGATTATTGGCCGGTCTTTCGCCCGCTCTTCCTCACCGGCTGGCTGATCGCCGACCAGTTCGAGGATGAGGGCGATTATGGCGCCGAACAGATATTGATCGCGAGCGCGTCGAGCAAGACCGCGATCGGCCTCGGCTTTTCGCTCGCACGGCGGCAAGGGCAGCGCCCGCAAACGATCGGGCTGACCAGCCAGGCCCATGTCGAGGCGCTCGCCGCACAGGCCATCTATGACCGCGTGATCGCCTATGACGATATCGCGACGCTCGACGCCGGGGTTCGCTCGGCGTTCGTCGACATGGCGGGCAATGGCGCGGTGACGCACGCGGTGCACAGCCATTTCAAGGACCATCTCAAGGCCTCGATCATCGTCGGCAAGTCGCATTGGGATGCCGATGCCGGTGCAGCGGCGCTTCCCGGTCCCGAGCGGCAGGGCTTCTTCGCCCCCGGCCGCAGCCAGAAGCGCATCGCCGGCTGGGGCGGAGCGGCGTTCGGGCAGAAGGTCGCCGAGGCCTGGCTCGCCTTCATGGAGGTCGCGCCGCGCCTCGCGCGCATCGACCGGCGCCGCGGCGGCGACGCCGCGCTTGGCGCCTACCGCGACATGCTCGCGGGCCGCGCCGATCCCAAGGCGGGGATCGTCGTCGAACCCTGA
- a CDS encoding HAD-IA family hydrolase: protein MSRYTHVIFDFGGVITASPFEAFNRLEQERGLPRDFIRRVNSADPDGNAWAKFERAEIDAAAFDSLFAAEARALGHELEGEAVLAVLAGAVRPAMVAALDTLKARGFTIGCITNNVPSGKGAGMARSEAMAAEVAAIMARFDHVVESSKAGVRKPDPAIYRMMCEALDVAPENCVYLDDLGINCKPASVLGMHAIKVTSGEQALADLSAVLGTVLP from the coding sequence ATGTCTCGCTATACCCATGTCATCTTCGACTTCGGCGGCGTCATCACCGCTTCGCCGTTCGAGGCCTTCAACCGGCTCGAACAGGAACGCGGCCTGCCGCGCGACTTCATCCGCCGCGTCAACAGCGCCGACCCCGACGGCAATGCCTGGGCGAAATTCGAGCGGGCCGAGATCGACGCCGCGGCATTCGACAGCCTGTTCGCCGCCGAAGCCCGCGCGCTGGGGCATGAACTCGAAGGCGAAGCGGTGCTGGCGGTGCTGGCGGGCGCGGTGCGCCCGGCGATGGTCGCCGCGCTCGACACGCTGAAGGCCAGGGGGTTCACGATCGGCTGCATCACCAACAATGTGCCGTCGGGAAAGGGCGCGGGCATGGCGCGCAGCGAAGCGATGGCGGCCGAGGTCGCCGCGATCATGGCGCGCTTCGACCATGTCGTCGAATCGAGCAAGGCCGGGGTTCGCAAACCCGATCCCGCCATCTATCGGATGATGTGCGAGGCGCTGGACGTCGCGCCCGAAAACTGCGTCTATCTCGACGATCTCGGCATCAACTGCAAACCCGCAAGCGTGCTGGGCATGCACGCGATCAAGGTGACGAGCGGCGAGCAGGCGCTCGCCGATCTGTCGGCGGTGCTGGGAACCGTGCTGCCCTAA
- the queA gene encoding tRNA preQ1(34) S-adenosylmethionine ribosyltransferase-isomerase QueA produces the protein MRVDAFDFDLPSERIALRPARPRDAARMLVVEGGSISDAKMSDRGVRDLPALLRAGDCLVFNDTRVIPAQLEGKRGDAKIGATLHKRVDLRRWQAFVRNAKRLRVGETVDFGSGVAALAEQRLADGSFILAFGGDEPVEILLERAGTMPLPPYIAGKRATDDEDRADYQTMFADKDGAVAAPTAALHFTPDLLAALTAAGVATEMLTLHVGAGTFLPVKSDDTADHVMHAEWGRIDAATAGRLNAVRARGGRVIAVGTTSLRLLESAAREDGRIAPFEGDTAIFITPGYRFRAIDGLMTNFHLPRSTLFMLVSALMGLETMQSAYGHAIGEGYRFYSYGDASLLLP, from the coding sequence ATGCGCGTCGACGCCTTCGATTTCGATCTGCCGTCCGAGCGCATTGCGCTCCGCCCCGCGCGGCCGCGCGATGCGGCGCGGATGCTCGTGGTCGAGGGCGGCTCTATCAGCGACGCCAAAATGAGCGACCGGGGCGTGCGCGATCTCCCGGCGCTGCTGCGCGCGGGTGATTGCCTGGTGTTCAACGACACGCGCGTGATCCCGGCGCAGCTTGAGGGAAAGCGCGGAGACGCAAAAATCGGCGCGACGCTCCACAAGCGTGTCGACCTGCGCCGCTGGCAGGCTTTCGTCCGCAACGCCAAGCGGCTGCGCGTCGGCGAGACGGTCGATTTCGGTTCGGGGGTCGCGGCGCTGGCCGAGCAGCGGCTGGCCGACGGCAGTTTCATCCTCGCCTTTGGCGGCGACGAACCGGTCGAGATATTGCTCGAACGCGCGGGGACGATGCCGTTGCCGCCCTATATCGCGGGCAAGCGCGCGACCGACGACGAAGATCGCGCCGATTATCAGACGATGTTCGCCGACAAGGACGGCGCGGTCGCGGCGCCGACCGCGGCGCTGCATTTCACCCCCGACCTGCTCGCGGCGCTCACCGCGGCGGGCGTCGCCACCGAAATGCTGACCTTGCATGTCGGCGCCGGCACCTTCCTGCCGGTGAAGTCCGACGACACCGCGGACCATGTCATGCACGCCGAATGGGGCCGCATCGATGCCGCGACCGCCGGGCGGCTGAACGCGGTGCGCGCGCGCGGCGGCCGGGTGATCGCGGTCGGCACCACCAGCCTGCGCCTCCTCGAAAGCGCGGCACGCGAAGACGGCCGGATCGCGCCGTTCGAGGGCGACACCGCGATTTTCATCACGCCGGGCTATCGCTTCAGGGCGATCGACGGGCTGATGACCAATTTCCACCTGCCGCGATCGACCCTGTTCATGCTGGTCAGCGCGCTGATGGGGTTGGAAACCATGCAATCGGCCTATGGGCACGCCATAGGGGAAGGCTACCGCTTCTACAGTTACGGGGACGCCAGCCTGTTGCTGCCTTAG
- a CDS encoding peptidylprolyl isomerase: protein MKLSFRPLILTAMAIGLAASAAAQDVPPAPAPQGSEAPPTPAPAEPAPPVETPTPAPAPASDTAAPAPEAAPAAPAMTPDQYINNPEYMLDLDLSTGGRVVVQLYPNVAPNHVERLKQLTRAGFYNGIKFHRVIDGFMAQTGDPTATGQGGSQLPDIKAEFNDTPHLRGTLSMARAESPDSANSQFFIMLQPRFSLDHRYTAFGRVVSGMQYVDAIHKGEPPAVMSRIVQMSVAADNKPMPPASALVEDQPAAAPAVSVDELNAPIKQ from the coding sequence ATGAAACTTTCCTTCCGCCCCCTGATCCTGACGGCGATGGCGATCGGCCTCGCGGCATCGGCCGCCGCGCAGGACGTGCCCCCGGCGCCCGCGCCGCAGGGCAGCGAAGCGCCGCCGACCCCCGCCCCGGCCGAGCCCGCGCCGCCGGTCGAAACGCCCACGCCCGCGCCCGCCCCGGCATCGGACACTGCCGCGCCCGCGCCCGAAGCGGCTCCCGCCGCCCCCGCGATGACCCCCGACCAATATATCAATAATCCCGAATATATGCTCGACCTCGACCTTTCGACGGGCGGGCGGGTCGTCGTCCAGCTCTATCCCAATGTCGCGCCGAACCATGTCGAGCGGCTGAAGCAGTTGACGCGCGCGGGCTTCTATAACGGGATCAAGTTCCACCGCGTGATCGACGGCTTCATGGCGCAGACGGGCGATCCGACCGCGACCGGGCAGGGCGGCTCGCAGCTTCCGGACATCAAGGCCGAGTTCAACGACACGCCGCATCTGCGCGGCACGCTGTCGATGGCGCGCGCCGAAAGCCCCGACAGCGCCAACAGCCAGTTCTTCATCATGCTCCAGCCGCGCTTCAGCCTCGATCATCGCTACACCGCCTTCGGCCGCGTCGTGTCGGGGATGCAATATGTCGATGCGATCCATAAGGGCGAGCCGCCCGCGGTGATGTCGCGCATCGTCCAGATGTCGGTCGCTGCCGACAACAAGCCGATGCCGCCCGCCTCGGCGCTGGTCGAGGACCAGCCGGCGGCGGCGCCCGCGGTCTCGGTCGACGAGCTCAACGCCCCGATCAAGCAGTAA
- the coaD gene encoding pantetheine-phosphate adenylyltransferase, translating to MRVGVYPGTFDPITLGHMDIIRRGAKLVDRLVIGVTTNITKSPLFDDDERIAMVKAEVASIDGDIRVVGFNALLMDFAEREGASVIVRGLRAVADFEYEYQMAGMNQQLNDRIETVFLMADVGLQPIASRLVKEIAIFGGDIHKFVTPAVRDAVVSRIDERGLRQGDS from the coding sequence ATGCGGGTGGGGGTTTATCCGGGGACGTTCGATCCGATCACGCTCGGCCATATGGATATCATCCGGCGCGGCGCGAAGCTCGTCGACCGGCTGGTGATCGGCGTGACGACGAACATCACCAAATCGCCGCTGTTCGACGACGACGAACGCATCGCCATGGTAAAGGCCGAGGTCGCGTCGATCGACGGCGACATCCGCGTGGTCGGCTTCAACGCGCTGCTGATGGATTTCGCCGAGCGCGAAGGCGCCAGCGTTATCGTGCGCGGACTGCGCGCGGTCGCCGATTTCGAATATGAATATCAGATGGCGGGGATGAACCAGCAACTCAACGACCGGATCGAGACGGTCTTTCTGATGGCCGACGTCGGCTTGCAGCCGATCGCCTCGCGCCTCGTCAAGGAAATCGCGATCTTCGGCGGCGACATCCACAAGTTCGTGACCCCCGCGGTGCGCGATGCGGTGGTGTCGCGGATCGACGAACGCGGCCTTCGGCAGGGCGACAGCTGA